From the Plectropomus leopardus isolate mb chromosome 18, YSFRI_Pleo_2.0, whole genome shotgun sequence genome, one window contains:
- the LOC121958159 gene encoding G-protein coupled receptor 20: protein MESLLTNISSPSTTEPLRPLLTPDPTNCSTWDQRWGAPYLHRLAHLDVQLYQDFYAVWISLMVCNCLMLVVGVVLNSLALYVFCGASTHSSASVVYTINLAVADLLVALSLPARIALYHSGGRCVACSYVHTFSYFVNMYCSILFLTSICIDRYLAVVHASSTLHRCRTMGTAKCVSATVWFIAVVVTYSFQTTALEFSSSCVLLPALFYLTILEFVLPLLAVVGFTLRVACFLSSSHGLMPQQSRARRARAVRLLATVLVVFTICFTPFHVRQVLVYFRVKVRGEGFAQGAGHVLAYHITVTLSSLNSCLDPVVYCFVTDSFKRVWRTRRGVREGDGEAGHTSGGEGERNSVNKCPGTALAIAHSVATLTLTSSPLSAANMEQST from the exons ATGGAGAGCCTTCTCACCAACATCAGCTCCCCCTCCACCACAGAGCCCCTCCGGCCTCTCCTGACCCCTGACCCAACAAACTGTAGCACGTGGGACCAGCGGTGGGGGGCACCATACCTGCACAGGTTAGCCCACCTGGATGTGCAGCTGTACCAAGACTTCTACGCTGTATGGATCTCTCTCATG GTGTGTAACTGTCTGATGTTGGTGGTCGGTGTGGTTCTCAACAGCCTGGCTCTCTACGTCTTCTGTGGAGCCTCCACCCACTCCTCAGCCTCTGTGGTTTACACCATAAACCTCGCTGTGGCTGACCTGCTGGTGGCGCTGTCACTGCCTGCTCGCATTGCTCTGTACCACAGTGGGGGGCGCTGTGTGGCCTGCTCCTACGTTCATACGTTCAGCTACTTTGTTAACATGTACTGTAGTATACTTTTTCTCACAAG TATCTGTATAGATCGGTACCTCGCTGTCGTCCATGCGTCCAGTACTCTCCACCGGTGCAGGACTATGGGAACAGCCAAGTGTGTCAGCGCCACAGTTTGGTTCATTGCAGTAGTGGTCACCTACTCTTTCCAG ACCACTGCGTTGGAGTTCAGCTCTTCCTGTGTGCTCCTTCCCGCCCTCTTCTACCTCACCATCCTGGAGTTCGTGCTCCCCCTGCTCGCTGTGGTGGGCTTCACTCTGCGGGTtgcttgttttctctcctccagTCACGGCCTGATGCCCCAGCAGAGCAGGGCGAGGAGGGCGCGTGCTGTCAGGCTGCTGGCCACCGTCCTGGTGGTCTTCACCATCTGCTTCACGCCATTCCACGTCCGGCAGGTGCTGGTTTACTTCCGCGTCAAAGTCAGAGGGGAGGGGTTTGCGCAGGGGGCGGGGCATGTTCTTGCTTATCATATTACAGTTACCCTGAGCAGCCTGAACAGCTGCTTGGATCCAGTGGTTTACTGCTTTGTGACGGACAGCTTCAAAAGAGTGTGGAGGACGAGGAGGGGTGTGAGGGAGGGGGACGGGGAGGCGGGACACACAAGTGGGGGAGAAGGGGAGAGAAATTCAGTGAATAAATGTCCGGGGACAGCACTGGCAATAGCTCACAGTGTGGCCACACTCACCCTCACAAGCTCTCCCCTCTCTGCAGCCAACATGGAACAGTCCACTTGA
- the cfap20 gene encoding cilia- and flagella-associated protein 20 has protein sequence MFKNTFQSGFLSILYSIGSKPLQIWDKKVRNGHIKRITDNDIHSLVLEVEGTNVSTTYITCPADPKKTLGIKLPFLVMIIKNLKKYFTFEVQVLDDKNVRRRFRASNYQSTTRVKPFICTMPMRLDDGWNQIQFNLSDFTRRAYGTNYIETLRVQIHANCRIRRVYFSDRLYSEDELPAEFKLYLPVQNQKAKQ, from the exons ATGTTTAAAAACACGTTTCAAAGCGGATTCTTGTCTATTTTGTACAGCATTGGCAGCAAACCACTTCAGATATGGGATAAAAAG GTGAGAAACGGACACATCAAGAGAATCACAGACAATGACATCCACTCGTTGGTGTTGGAGGTTGAGGGGACAAATGTCAG TACCACATATATAACATGTCCCGCAGACCCCAAGAAGACATTGGGCATCAAGCTGCCATTTCTTGTCATGATCATCAAAAATCTCAAGAAGTATTTCACCTTTGAAGTCCAG GTGTTAGATGATAAAAACGTTCGCCGGCGGTTTCGGGCGAGTAACTATCAGAGCACGACCCGAGTGAAGCCGTTTATCTGCACCATGCCCATGAGGCTGGATGACGGCTGGAACCAGATTCAGTTCAACCTATCGGACTTCACCAGGAGAGCCTACGGGACCAATTACATCGAGACACTGCGTGTACAG ATCCACGCCAACTGTCGAATAAGGAGAGTGTATTTCTCAGACAGACTGTACTCTGAGGACGAGCTCCCAGCAGAGTTTAAACTCTACCTGCCAGTCCAGAACCAGAAAGCTAAG CAGTAG